The genomic window GCTGCCGCACCGCGCGGCTCACCTTCACCTTGTCCATGGCCGTGCGCGCCGTGATCTCGCGCGCCGGCAGCCGGCCGAAGCGGCCCAGCACCGCCATCACCCGCCATTCCGGAATGGACAGCCCGAAGGCCGCGCCATAGCGGTCCGCGAAGCGGCGCGAGACGCGGTTGGCCGCCACCGACAGCCGGTAGGGCAGGAAATCCTCCAGGCGGAAATCGGGCGCTTCGCTTGACATCAGTTGCATTTGAAACTACCTGGGCTGCAATCGCAAGGCAGGGGAAACGGCACCATGGCCAGCAAGCAATACATCGCCTTCCCGCGCAGCGAGGGCCTTTCCTCGCGCCAGGCCCATGCCGACCTCCCCCAGGGCACCTATGAGCGTGAGATGGGCAAGGAGGGCTTCTTCGGCCCCGCCACCCACATGTATCATGCGAACCCGCCCACCGGCTGGACGCGCTGGGAAGGCCCGCTCCGCCCCCGCGCCTTCGACCTCGCCCGCATCAACGCCGAGCAGCCGAGCCCCTGGGACGCGGCCGACATCCTGCACAACGCCCATTGCCGCCTGCGCTTCTGGCGGGCGCCGGCCGCCATGGACCACCTGGCGCGCAACGCCGATGGCGATGAGCTTCTGTTCATCCACACAGGGGCTGGCCGCCTGTTCTGCGACTACGGCCACATGCCCTTCCGCGCCGGCGACTACATCCTGCTGCCGCGCAGCACCATGTGGCGCATCGAATGCGATGCGCCCGTCGCCGCCCTGCTCATCGAGGCCACCGGCAGCACCTACCAGCTGCCCGACCGCGGCATCCTGGGCAAGCACGCGCAGTTCGACCCGGCGGTGCTGGCCACGCCGGCGATAGACGACGCCTTCCGCGCCCAGCAAGGCGCCCGCGAAACCCGCGTGGTGATCAAGCGGCGCGACGCGCTCTCCACCGTCACCTACCCCTTCAACCCGCTGGACGCGGTGGGCTGGCATGGGGACCTCGCCCCCGTGAAGCTGAACGTGGAGGACATCCGCCCGCTGATGTCCCACCGCTACCACCTGCCGCCCAGCGCCCACACCACCTTCGTGGCCAACCGCTTCGTGGTCTGCACCTTCACCCCCCGCCCCTTCGAGACGGATCCGGGCGCGCTGAAGGTGCCGTTCTTCCACAACAATGACGACTACGACGAGGTGCTGTTCTACCACGCGGGCGACTTCTTCAGCCGCGACAACATCCATGCCGGCATGATGACGCTGCACCCCTGCGGCTTCACCCATGGCCCGCACCCCAAGGCGCTGGGCAACGCCTTCACGCCGAAGAAGCCCGCGACCGACGAATACGCCGTGATGCTCGACACGCGCGACGCACTGGACATGGGCGAGGCCGCGCGCCAGGTGGAATGGGAGGATTATGCCTATTCCTGGGGCGTGAAGCCCCAGCCCCGATGAAGGCCCGGGACTGTTGCTGTCCAGCGATGGGGACTGGGCTATGGTGCCGCACAGTAAATTGAAGGAAAACCCATGGCCACGAAGCGACGCAGCCGGTCCCGCAACAACCGGATGGTGCCCGCCAAGGCGGCGCCGCAGCCCGCCTCCATGGGGGCCGCGGCCGTGACTTCCACTGACGCCCCGCCGGCCCCCGCGCCCTCGCCCGCACCCCGGGCCGCGGGCTTCGCCTCAAGCCAGGATCTCGGCGAGAAGCGCATCTCCTTCGACGAGCTGGGCGCGGGCCTCTACGCCTACACCGCCGAGGGCGACCCGAATTCCGGCGTCGTCGTGGGCGA from Roseococcus microcysteis includes these protein-coding regions:
- a CDS encoding homogentisate 1,2-dioxygenase encodes the protein MASKQYIAFPRSEGLSSRQAHADLPQGTYEREMGKEGFFGPATHMYHANPPTGWTRWEGPLRPRAFDLARINAEQPSPWDAADILHNAHCRLRFWRAPAAMDHLARNADGDELLFIHTGAGRLFCDYGHMPFRAGDYILLPRSTMWRIECDAPVAALLIEATGSTYQLPDRGILGKHAQFDPAVLATPAIDDAFRAQQGARETRVVIKRRDALSTVTYPFNPLDAVGWHGDLAPVKLNVEDIRPLMSHRYHLPPSAHTTFVANRFVVCTFTPRPFETDPGALKVPFFHNNDDYDEVLFYHAGDFFSRDNIHAGMMTLHPCGFTHGPHPKALGNAFTPKKPATDEYAVMLDTRDALDMGEAARQVEWEDYAYSWGVKPQPR
- a CDS encoding MarR family winged helix-turn-helix transcriptional regulator, translated to MSSEAPDFRLEDFLPYRLSVAANRVSRRFADRYGAAFGLSIPEWRVMAVLGRFGRLPAREITARTAMDKVKVSRAVRQLEARGFLERAADAADARLHWLALSKAGQGVHGAIVPMAREMEAEVVQGLTAEELAVLHAALGRIAERFPGEGVD